In Carya illinoinensis cultivar Pawnee chromosome 7, C.illinoinensisPawnee_v1, whole genome shotgun sequence, the following are encoded in one genomic region:
- the LOC122317009 gene encoding rubisco accumulation factor 1.1, chloroplastic yields MVSVTVNTFKPLFSSTFLNPHPALSLPLHSPFPKQPHKPISATLTPPSNPQQRQQQQLYQPFRPPPTSPLPARFRSLDLSSRIDILANRLGLWFEYAPLIPTLIREGFSPSSIEESTGISGVEQNRLVVAAQVRDSLQQSNTDPEILSSFDTGGAELLYEIRLLSAQQRAAAASYIVEQRLDAKGAQDLARALKDFPRRRGDKGWESFDYALPGDCLSFMYYRQSREHKNPSEERTSALEQALRVAQTEKAKSRILEELEGRGEGKGGEDGDVEYGVRVPVVRLKIGEVAEASSVVVLPVCRAEEMEGGILEAPWKCRSEGEFGVVVAEKAWKRWVVLPGWAPVMELGKGGVAVSFGDAGVLPWKANRWYKEEAILVVADRGRKEVAADDGFYLVAVDSGSRVALKVERGSALKEIGVKESLGTVVLVVRPPREDTDDQLSDEDWE; encoded by the coding sequence ATGGTCTCTGTGACAGTCAACACCTTCAAACCCCTCTTCTCCTCCACTTTCCTCAATCCGCACCCTGCTCTCAGCCTCCCCCTCCACTCTCCCTTCCCTAAACAACCCCACAAACCCATATCCGCCACTTTGACCCCACCTTCCAACCCCCAACAACGCCAACAACAGCAGCTCTACCAACCCTTCAGGCCTCCCCCCACTTCCCCTCTCCCTGCCCGGTTCCGCTCTCTCGACTTATCCAGCCGTATAGATATCCTGGCCAACCGCCTTGGCTTATGGTTCGAATACGCCCCACTTATCCCCACCCTAATCCGAGAAGGTTTCTCCCCATCTTCTATCGAAGAATCCACCGGAATCTCCGGTGTCGAGCAGAACCGCTTAGTGGTTGCTGCTCAAGTGCGAGATTCCCTCCAACAATCCAATACCGACCCTGAAATCCTCTCCTCGTTCGACACGGGCGGTGCTGAGTTGCTGTACGAGATTCGGCTCCTGAGCGCCCAGCAGCGCGCCGCTGCGGCCAGTTACATTGTTGAACAAAGGTTGGATGCCAAGGGCGCCCAGGATCTCGCCCGTGCCTTGAAGGATTTTCCTCGTAGGCGTGGGGATAAGGGGTGGGAGAGCTTTGACTATGCTCTACCTGGAGATTGTCTCTCCTTTATGTATTATAGGCAGAGTAGAGAGCATAAGAATCCATCGGAGGAGAGGACCTCTGCTTTAGAGCAGGCATTGAGGGTTGCGCAAACCGAGAAAGCGAAAAGTAGGATATTGGAGGAATTAGAGGGGAGAGGCGAGGGAAAAGGAGGGGAGGACGGGGATGTGGAATATGGGGTTCGGGTTCCGGTAGTGAGGTTGAAGATTGGAGAGGTAGCAGAGGCGAGTAGCGTGGTGGTATTGCCGGTTTGTAGAGCTGAGGAGATGGAGGGAGGCATTTTGGAAGCGCCGTGGAAGTGTAGGAGTGAGGGAGAGTTTGGTGTGGTGGTGGCAGAGAAGGCATGGAAGAGGTGGGTGGTGTTGCCGGGGTGGGCACCAGTGATGGAGTTAGGAAAAGGGGGAGTTGCTGTATCGTTTGGGGATGCAGGGGTATTGCCATGGAAGGCGAATAGATGGTATAAGGAGGAGGCAATCTTGGTGGTAGCTGATAGGGGTAGGAAAGAGGTGGCAGCCGATGATGGGTTTTATTTGGTGGCAGTTGACAGTGGTAGTCGCGTAGCCTTGAAGGTTGAAAGAGGGTCGGCATTGAAGGAAATTGGTGTGAAGGAGAGTTTGGGGACTGTGGTTTTGGTGGTTAGGCCACCAAGAGAAGATACTGATGATCAATTGAGTGATGAAGATTGGGAGTGA